CGGCATCGAGCAGCTTTTGAAGCATTATGTGCCCGAGGTGACGGAAGTGCGCGCCGTCTGAGCCATTGCGCCGACGCGAATATCGCGGCATCTGGCGAATCCGGCGACGCCGATGACCGGTAGCCGCCCAAGGGGAATTTTGCTTGCGACTGCTTGTCATCGACACCGCGACACAGGCGCTGTCCGTCGCGCTGCTGGATGACGGGGTCGTCGTGGGGCGTTTCCACGAAATCGTGGGACGCGGCCATGCCGAGGCATTATTGCCGGTGATCGCCGCCCTGCCCGATGGAGGCCGCGCCGATACCATCGCCGTGGACGTAGGACCGGGCAGCTTCACCGGCGTCCGGATCGGGATCGCGGCGGCCAAGGCTCTCGGGTTGGCGTGGCATATCCCGGTCCATGGCTTCGATGCCCTGACGCTTATCGCCGCCAAGGCCGCGCAGACGCATGAAGAAGGCCCGCTCACCGTCACGCTGACCGGCGGGCATGGCGAACTTTTCTGGCAGAGTTTTGCGAGCGATGGCCTCACGCCTCTCACGCCGGCTGCCTCCACGCCCATCGCCGTGCTGGCGGAAGAGGCGAGCGCTACCATGTTTTACGGCCCCGGCGCGGATGCGCTGGTGACGGCGAAGGGATCGGGCACGGCCGTCACCCTTTATCCCGATGCGGCCGATTATCCCCTGATCGCCGCGCTGCCGCCGCTGCCCCCTACCCCCATCTATGGTCGCGAGGCCGATGCCCGCCCGATGGCCGGAGGCGCGCCCATGCTGGGGGACGCGACGCCATGATGCCCGACATCGTCCTCGACACCTATGAGGATGGGGAACGCAACGCGCTGGCCGATGCGATGGAGATCATGGCCCGCGCTTTCGATCCCGCCTATGGCGAGGCGTGGACGCTGCCGCAGATGTCGGGCGTCATGCTGATGCCCGGAACCTGGCTTACCGTCGCCCGGCTGGACGCCACGCCGCTGGGCTTCGCGCTGGTCCGCTCGGTGCTGGACGAATGCGAATTGCTGCTGCTGGCCGTCGATCCTGTCTGGAGGGGCCGGGGCATCGGCAACGCGCTGCTCGCGGGCAGCCTTTCCACCGCGCGCCGTAGGGGAATCACGTCCATGAACCTGGAAGTGCGCGCCAATAACAGCGCAATCAAACTGTACGAGAAATTCGGTTTCGAATATGTTCATCGCCGTCCCGCTTATTATCGCGGCAATGACGGTCAACTTCATGATGCATTAAGCTTGCGGCTGGATATGATGATGTGACCTGCCCCCTTGCCAGATTAGGTAGAAAAGGATAGCGGACAGCCGCCGCTCAACCATGGATATCCGGCGGGGCGGGTTGCATCTCATGAAAGCCTTTGCAGGAATTACGAAAATGGAAAATGAATCCGCCCAGAATGAGCTATTGATTACTTTGACGTCGGATATCGTCGCGGCGCATGTTTCCAATAACAGCGTATCCGTGTCGGACGTCGCTTCGCTTATTCAGAACGTGCACGCCGCGCTGACCGGTTTGTCGGCTCCCGCTCCTGCCCCCGAAGCCAAGCCGGAACCTGCCGTTTCGGTGCGTTCTTCCATCAAGCCGGATTATATCATCTGCCTGGAGGACGGGAAGAAGCTCAAGATGCTCAAGCGCCATCTGATGACCCATTATCAGATGACACCCGAAGACTATCGCGCCAAATGGAGCCTCCCCGCCGATTATCCCATGGTGGCGCCCAACTATGCCGAACAGCGCCGTACGCTGGCGAAGAAGATCGGCCTGGGCACGAAGCGCCGCCGCACGCGCGGGAAATGATCGCATCCCGCTATCCAGACTGAAGAGGGGGTGCGGTCCGCGCCCCCTTTTACCTGACGCCAAAAGGCGTTAGGCTCCGACCTTCCTGTCCATTCAACCGGCGAACATATATGAACCGCAAGATCGACGTAGAGGCCCTTTGCCATGAAAAGGGCCTTCGCATCACCGAACAGCGCCGGGTGATCGCCCAGGTTCTCAGCGATGCGACAGACCATCCCGATGTCGAGGAACTGCACCGGCGCGCCGCTGCGATCGATTCGGGCATTTCCATCGCCACCGTCTACCGCACCGTCCGCCTGTTCGAGGAAGCCGGCATTCTGGACCGGCATGATTTCGGCGACGGCCGCGCCCGTTATGAAGCGGCGCCCGAATCCCACCACGACCATCTGATCGACGTGGAGACGGGCAATGTGATCGAGTTCGTCGACCCGGAACTGGAACAGCTCCAGAAACAGATTGCCGAGAAGCTGGGCTTCCGCCTGGTCGATCACCGCATGGAACTTTACGGCGTGGCGATAGACCGCAAGAACTGACACTTGGGCCGGATACGCCGTTTCCTGCGCCTTTGCGCTCTGACGGCCAGCCTCTTCCTTTGCCTCATTCCCCATTTGCTCTGGCGCCTCTTGCGCCGGCCGTCGCCTTGGCCGCGCCGTTTCCTGGCGCTGGCCGCGCGATCCGTAGGCGCGCGGGTCGAGGTGACGGGAAAGCCCGTGTCCAGCGACCTGTTCCTGATCGCCAACCATGTGAGCTGGGTCGACATATTGGCGCTGGGCGGCGCGACCGGCACCGCCTTCGTCGCGCATGACGGCATCGCCCGCTGGCCGGTGTTCGGCTGGCTGGCGGCGCAGAACAACACGCTGTTCGTCTCCCGCGAAAGGCGCGGCGGGCTGAACACCCAGATCGACGCGCTGCGGACGGCGATGGCGGGGCATCAGCCGGTGGCGCTGTTCCCCGAAGGAACGACCGGCGATGGCCGCGCCCTCCTGACCTTCAAACCCACGCTGCTGGCGGTGTTGCTGCCCCCGCCCCGCAATGTGATGATCCAGCCGGTGCATATCGACTATGGCCCGGCGGCGCCCGACATCGCCTGGCATGGCGACGAACCGGCGGGCAGCAACGTGAAGCGGCTGCTGGAGCGCCGGGGGCGGCTGGTCGTGACGCTGCGCTTCCTGGAGCCTTTCGACCCGTCGGGCTACGGCGACCGCAAGGCCATCGCGGCCATCGCGCGCGACCATATCGCCGCGAGCATGACGGCTCACCTGCCGCCTTCCGCTCCGCGCGATGGCACTGTATAGCTGGATCGCATGAATCGTAACGACACGCCCCCAAAACCCGCCAGCAAGTCCCCGGCCACTTTCCACGTCAAATCCTTCGGCTGCCAGATGAACGTCTATGATGGCGAGCGCATGGCCGAGATGCTGGGCGAGCGCGGCATGACCCCCGCGGCGGACGGCGTGGAGGCGGACCTGGTCATCCTCAACACCTGCCACATCCGCGAAAAGGCGGTGGACAAGGTCTATTCCGACATCGGCCGCCTGCGCCGCGAGGACGGCTCGCGTCCGATGATCGCCGTCGCGGGCTGCGTCGCGCAGGCCGAGGGCGCAGAGATCAGCCGCCGCGCGAAGAGCGTCGACATCGTCGTCGGCCCACAAGCCTATCACCGCCTGCCCGACCTGATCGACAAGGCCGGACGCGGCGAGGAGGCGGTAGACACCGACATGCCGCTCGCTTCGAAATTCGGCGCCCTGCCCGCCCGCACGAAGCAGGCGCGTCCCACCGCCTTCCTCACCATCATGGAAGGCTGCGACAAATTCTGCACCTATTGCGTCGTGCCCTATACGCGCGGCGCGGAAGTCAGCCGAAGCTGGTCGGCGATCCTCGACGAAGCAAAGGCGCTGGTCGATGGCGGCGCGCGGGAAATCACGCTGCTGGGCCAGAACGTCAACGCCTGGACCGG
This genomic window from Sphingobium cloacae contains:
- the rimI gene encoding ribosomal protein S18-alanine N-acetyltransferase, whose translation is MMPDIVLDTYEDGERNALADAMEIMARAFDPAYGEAWTLPQMSGVMLMPGTWLTVARLDATPLGFALVRSVLDECELLLLAVDPVWRGRGIGNALLAGSLSTARRRGITSMNLEVRANNSAIKLYEKFGFEYVHRRPAYYRGNDGQLHDALSLRLDMMM
- a CDS encoding MucR family transcriptional regulator → MENESAQNELLITLTSDIVAAHVSNNSVSVSDVASLIQNVHAALTGLSAPAPAPEAKPEPAVSVRSSIKPDYIICLEDGKKLKMLKRHLMTHYQMTPEDYRAKWSLPADYPMVAPNYAEQRRTLAKKIGLGTKRRRTRGK
- a CDS encoding lysophospholipid acyltransferase family protein; the protein is MPHLLWRLLRRPSPWPRRFLALAARSVGARVEVTGKPVSSDLFLIANHVSWVDILALGGATGTAFVAHDGIARWPVFGWLAAQNNTLFVSRERRGGLNTQIDALRTAMAGHQPVALFPEGTTGDGRALLTFKPTLLAVLLPPPRNVMIQPVHIDYGPAAPDIAWHGDEPAGSNVKRLLERRGRLVVTLRFLEPFDPSGYGDRKAIAAIARDHIAASMTAHLPPSAPRDGTV
- the tsaB gene encoding tRNA (adenosine(37)-N6)-threonylcarbamoyltransferase complex dimerization subunit type 1 TsaB — protein: MRLLVIDTATQALSVALLDDGVVVGRFHEIVGRGHAEALLPVIAALPDGGRADTIAVDVGPGSFTGVRIGIAAAKALGLAWHIPVHGFDALTLIAAKAAQTHEEGPLTVTLTGGHGELFWQSFASDGLTPLTPAASTPIAVLAEEASATMFYGPGADALVTAKGSGTAVTLYPDAADYPLIAALPPLPPTPIYGREADARPMAGGAPMLGDATP
- a CDS encoding Fur family transcriptional regulator, coding for MNRKIDVEALCHEKGLRITEQRRVIAQVLSDATDHPDVEELHRRAAAIDSGISIATVYRTVRLFEEAGILDRHDFGDGRARYEAAPESHHDHLIDVETGNVIEFVDPELEQLQKQIAEKLGFRLVDHRMELYGVAIDRKN